A genome region from Pseudanabaena sp. Chao 1811 includes the following:
- a CDS encoding ABC transporter ATP-binding protein: MSPSPASDQAPTQTTDLLLSVCNLQVNFRGDEGLVHAVKNISFELAQGQTLGIVGESGSGKSATALAIMGLLGESGKITNGQVLFRPKGSHPVDLVRVSPQKMLQYRGDRMAMVFQEPMTSLNPLFTCGYQVIEAIQMHQKVSKEEAETRTIQLFNEVQLPNPEQLIERYPHELSGGQLQRVMIAMAISCNPQLIIADEPTTALDVTVQAAILELLKEIQRSRQMSMIFITHDLGILAEIADHAIVMNQGEIVESGDTQSIFQSPKHPYTKGLIACRPQPDRQLRLLPTVSDFMELQNGVIVEKEPSDPRYLEVVPPEETAARLSELQKQEPLLSVQNLRIEFPIRSILGLKKRYLVAVNNISFDVYPGETLGLVGESGCGKTTTGRAILGLTNSVMGSVKFEGREISKLKGEALQNLRCDLQVVFQDPYGSLNPRMSVGDAIAEPLIVHSHQERFHRYRKAEARKERVAYLLERVGLTASAMRRYPHEFSGGQRQRICIARALALNPKLIVADEPVSALDVSVQAQVLNLLKELQAEFGLTYIFISHDLGVVKFMSDRIMVMNKGAIVELDTAESIYTNPQQEYTQKLISAIPKALVSS; encoded by the coding sequence ATGTCACCATCTCCAGCTTCTGACCAAGCCCCGACCCAGACTACAGATTTATTGCTTTCGGTATGCAACTTGCAAGTTAACTTCCGTGGCGATGAGGGACTCGTCCATGCTGTCAAAAATATTTCTTTCGAGCTTGCTCAAGGTCAAACCCTTGGCATTGTCGGCGAATCTGGTTCTGGCAAATCGGCAACAGCTTTGGCAATTATGGGATTGCTAGGAGAATCAGGCAAAATTACTAACGGGCAGGTGCTATTTCGTCCCAAGGGTAGCCATCCCGTAGATCTGGTGCGCGTGTCGCCTCAGAAAATGCTGCAATATCGCGGCGATCGCATGGCGATGGTATTTCAGGAACCCATGACTTCGCTCAATCCTTTGTTTACCTGCGGCTATCAGGTCATCGAAGCGATTCAAATGCATCAGAAAGTTTCTAAGGAGGAAGCAGAGACTCGCACGATCCAGTTATTTAATGAGGTACAATTACCCAATCCTGAGCAATTAATCGAACGCTATCCCCATGAGCTTTCTGGCGGACAATTGCAACGGGTGATGATTGCGATGGCGATTTCCTGCAACCCTCAGTTGATCATTGCCGATGAACCGACTACGGCGCTCGATGTAACCGTACAGGCGGCGATTTTGGAACTGCTCAAGGAAATTCAGCGATCGCGCCAGATGTCGATGATTTTTATTACCCATGATTTAGGGATTTTGGCAGAGATTGCCGATCATGCGATCGTCATGAACCAAGGGGAAATTGTGGAATCAGGGGATACGCAATCGATCTTCCAAAGCCCCAAACATCCCTATACCAAAGGCTTGATTGCTTGCCGTCCTCAACCCGATCGCCAGTTGCGCTTGTTACCAACGGTCAGCGACTTTATGGAATTACAAAATGGCGTAATCGTTGAGAAAGAACCATCCGATCCGCGCTATTTAGAAGTTGTTCCACCCGAAGAAACGGCGGCGCGGTTGAGTGAACTCCAAAAGCAAGAACCACTTCTCTCTGTGCAAAATCTAAGAATTGAATTCCCTATTCGTAGCATTTTAGGCTTAAAAAAACGCTATCTCGTTGCAGTTAATAATATTAGTTTCGATGTCTATCCGGGGGAAACCCTTGGGCTTGTGGGTGAGTCGGGCTGTGGGAAAACAACGACGGGACGGGCTATTTTAGGCTTAACCAATTCTGTGATGGGTTCCGTTAAGTTTGAAGGTAGAGAAATCTCTAAACTTAAGGGTGAGGCTCTTCAGAATTTACGCTGTGATTTGCAGGTGGTATTCCAAGATCCCTATGGTTCACTCAATCCAAGGATGTCCGTTGGTGATGCGATCGCCGAGCCATTGATTGTCCATAGTCATCAAGAACGCTTTCACCGCTATCGTAAAGCCGAAGCGAGAAAAGAAAGAGTTGCCTATTTGTTAGAGCGGGTGGGCTTGACCGCAAGTGCCATGCGCCGCTATCCCCATGAATTCTCAGGTGGTCAACGCCAACGCATCTGCATCGCTAGAGCCTTAGCTCTCAATCCCAAATTAATCGTTGCCGATGAACCTGTTTCCGCCCTTGATGTTTCCGTACAGGCACAGGTTCTCAATTTATTAAAGGAACTACAAGCGGAATTTGGATTAACCTATATTTTTATTTCCCATGATCTCGGTGTAGTTAAATTTATGAGCGATCGCATTATGGTGATGAACAAAGGCGCGATCGTCGAACTAGATACCGCCGAATCTATCTATACCAATCCTCAACAGGAATATACCCAAAAGCTAATTAGTGCGATTCCTAAAGCTTTAGTATCCTCATAG
- a CDS encoding ABC transporter permease → MNWWKRLRSNPLAWIGITILTVFYAAALFADFVTPYGVNEQVKNAALLPPTQIYWHDRQGQYIGAHVYPTTQGKVDLETGDRALIVDYTKPSQIQIFHGGHLFSTTSEGKLNLLGTDEQGRDQLTRLLHGGRISLLIGFIGTTISYAIGCLVGGISGYIGGWLDVVLMRFVEILMSVPSIYLLVALAAILPPQISNTQRFALIIAIISFVSWAGLARIIRGQVLSIKEQTFILAARASGASPLRIIVNHVLPQTITFIIISATLDIPRFIVVEAVLSLVGLGIQPPDPSWGNMLSLSTNASIVILQPWLVWTPALAIVLTVLSFNLLGDSLRDALDPKNIRQ, encoded by the coding sequence ATGAACTGGTGGAAAAGACTCAGATCCAATCCTCTCGCTTGGATTGGAATCACGATTTTAACTGTTTTTTATGCGGCAGCTCTATTTGCTGATTTCGTAACGCCTTACGGAGTCAACGAACAGGTAAAAAATGCCGCTTTGCTGCCACCCACACAGATATATTGGCATGATCGCCAAGGTCAATATATTGGCGCACATGTCTATCCGACCACCCAAGGTAAGGTTGATCTCGAAACAGGCGATCGCGCCTTGATTGTTGACTATACCAAACCATCGCAGATTCAGATTTTCCACGGTGGGCATTTATTTAGTACCACCAGCGAGGGGAAACTGAACCTGTTAGGAACCGATGAGCAAGGACGGGATCAACTAACCCGCTTACTGCATGGCGGCAGAATTAGTCTGTTGATAGGCTTTATCGGTACGACTATTTCCTATGCGATCGGTTGCCTTGTTGGTGGCATTTCTGGCTATATTGGCGGCTGGCTAGACGTAGTCCTGATGCGGTTCGTCGAAATTTTAATGTCAGTTCCTTCAATTTATTTATTAGTAGCATTAGCTGCAATTTTGCCTCCCCAAATCAGTAATACTCAACGATTCGCGTTAATCATTGCGATTATTTCCTTTGTGTCATGGGCAGGACTAGCCAGAATCATTCGTGGACAGGTATTGTCCATCAAAGAGCAGACCTTTATTTTGGCGGCTCGTGCCTCAGGCGCAAGTCCATTGCGGATTATTGTGAACCATGTTTTACCTCAAACCATTACCTTCATTATTATTTCGGCAACTCTCGACATCCCCCGATTTATTGTCGTAGAAGCTGTCTTAAGCCTTGTTGGACTAGGCATCCAACCTCCCGATCCGTCATGGGGTAATATGCTATCTTTGTCTACTAACGCTTCGATTGTGATCCTGCAACCTTGGCTAGTGTGGACTCCTGCATTAGCGATCGTGTTAACGGTGCTATCATTTAATCTCTTAGGAGACAGTTTGCGTGATGCCCTTGACCCCAAAAACATTAGGCAATAA
- the hmpF gene encoding pilus motility taxis protein HmpF, translated as MQYLAELQKTQAAFGLGGNSSVRLLARNTGENVWQPITNEQVLQVQDSSQAKDFKDGQMVIAEVTGSNQVQSIQDASKKIVNILQAYSRSQDKYKSAEEEVEQWKQSLNFQSQELHRREQELEQKEIELEHLDARRQEIEELEEKFAKERNEIEQLRAGIEAERGQFEAKAAALTSEQAQHLKTLIGQLSSSFTSPDSLRDRIYSALDLINKRQEVLTGFWQNLDALKNEAENQKSILNKSTEDLNARKAQWQQTQVALADAQAELKAQRGILKLQENNMAMSRVQLDAQIELYEQTSNAIEAFGGPGSMEVLSPEEEHRLQSMPIEELESTIKALQADFDKLTNYIGAQEDELAGLEGEIADLQSQVETADQFARIELESNKEFAEEQYKLLEESVSGMRRGMQERLSLLNQQKAILDRRKGITVEASPVKSLMPLLSQIESQKNRQEQDLRKMESQIEAVRNYTQQQQEMLAKQTQEHLQQEQAIRTAELQQQERIKTVAELLGQIIAQEQLLRPVQDIVDTLRPQLEAAVQDLSSGSNGSNSSQVLADLQSIIQNLVTS; from the coding sequence GTGCAGTACTTAGCGGAACTTCAAAAAACTCAAGCAGCTTTTGGATTAGGTGGTAACTCGTCTGTCCGTCTACTAGCACGTAATACGGGTGAAAATGTTTGGCAGCCGATTACGAACGAGCAAGTTTTGCAGGTTCAAGATTCGAGCCAAGCCAAAGATTTTAAAGATGGTCAGATGGTCATTGCCGAAGTTACAGGCAGTAACCAAGTACAAAGTATCCAAGACGCTTCTAAAAAGATCGTCAATATTCTCCAAGCCTATTCGCGATCGCAGGATAAGTATAAATCTGCGGAAGAAGAAGTTGAACAGTGGAAGCAATCTCTTAATTTTCAAAGCCAAGAGTTACATCGTCGTGAGCAGGAATTAGAACAAAAGGAAATAGAGCTAGAACACCTCGATGCAAGACGGCAAGAGATTGAAGAACTAGAAGAAAAGTTTGCTAAAGAACGCAATGAAATTGAGCAATTACGAGCAGGTATCGAAGCCGAACGGGGACAGTTTGAAGCCAAAGCAGCCGCGCTTACGTCAGAGCAAGCACAGCACCTCAAAACGCTAATAGGACAATTATCATCTAGCTTCACAAGTCCAGATTCTCTAAGGGATCGGATTTATAGCGCTCTTGATCTAATCAATAAGCGTCAGGAAGTACTTACAGGATTTTGGCAAAATTTAGATGCCCTCAAAAACGAAGCAGAAAATCAAAAGAGTATTCTCAATAAATCCACGGAAGATCTGAATGCACGTAAAGCCCAATGGCAGCAAACTCAAGTTGCTTTAGCGGATGCACAGGCAGAGCTAAAAGCACAAAGGGGCATTCTTAAGCTCCAAGAAAACAATATGGCAATGTCTAGGGTGCAACTTGATGCCCAAATAGAGCTATATGAACAAACCTCCAATGCGATCGAAGCCTTTGGTGGGCCTGGCAGTATGGAAGTTCTCAGTCCAGAGGAAGAACATCGACTCCAGTCCATGCCCATTGAGGAGTTAGAGTCAACCATTAAGGCATTGCAAGCAGATTTCGATAAGTTAACTAACTACATCGGCGCTCAAGAGGATGAGCTAGCTGGTCTAGAAGGAGAAATCGCTGATTTGCAAAGTCAGGTCGAAACGGCTGATCAGTTTGCACGGATCGAATTAGAAAGTAATAAAGAATTTGCAGAAGAGCAGTACAAACTCCTTGAGGAAAGCGTTTCAGGTATGAGACGTGGTATGCAGGAACGTCTGTCATTGCTAAATCAGCAAAAGGCAATTCTGGATCGTCGCAAAGGAATTACCGTTGAGGCAAGTCCTGTTAAAAGCTTGATGCCTCTATTGTCCCAAATCGAATCTCAGAAAAACCGTCAGGAACAAGATTTGCGGAAAATGGAAAGTCAAATTGAGGCGGTTAGAAACTATACACAGCAGCAACAAGAAATGCTGGCAAAGCAAACTCAGGAGCATTTGCAACAAGAGCAGGCTATTCGGACAGCAGAACTGCAACAGCAAGAGCGTATCAAAACTGTAGCTGAGTTGCTAGGACAAATTATTGCTCAAGAGCAATTACTACGTCCCGTGCAGGATATTGTCGATACTTTGCGTCCACAGTTAGAAGCAGCAGTTCAGGATTTAAGCTCTGGTTCTAATGGAAGTAATTCTTCGCAAGTTCTAGCTGATTTACAATCTATCATCCAGAATTTAGTTACTTCCTAA
- the zds gene encoding 9,9'-di-cis-zeta-carotene desaturase, with translation MKAAIIGAGLAGMSTAVELSEQGYEVELFESRPFVGGKVSSWLDKDGNHIEMGLHVFFGCYYNLFALMKKTGAFEHLRLKEHTHIFVNPGGAQAALDFRNFGGAPFHGLKAFVTTGQLPLKDKIQNAIAIGRSPLIRGLVDHVGAMKEIRALDNISFKDWFLGMGGSQASLDLMWDAIAYGLGFIDCENISARCMLTIFQFFASRTEASILRMLEGSPDVFLHQPIVKHIESKGGKFHLRRGVREVLFEGEGEDTRVTGLIVGKEDGEEVVTADVYICATDIPGVKRIIPEKWRVWSQFDNIYKLDAVPVITVQLRFDGWVTDIDNLLYAVKVDFSTFADLAITSPTDYYKEGEGSLLQLVITPADDYIKLSNEAIVEKMIAQVHQIFPSSNKLNVTWSSVVKLAQSLYREAPGKDPFRPDQATPVKNFFLAGSYTMQDYIDSMEGATLSGRMCAAEVIKSKQLAKV, from the coding sequence ATGAAAGCAGCGATTATTGGTGCAGGCTTAGCTGGTATGAGTACTGCCGTAGAACTCAGTGAGCAGGGCTATGAAGTAGAACTTTTTGAATCCCGTCCCTTTGTCGGAGGCAAGGTCAGCAGTTGGCTAGACAAAGATGGCAACCATATCGAGATGGGCTTGCATGTATTTTTTGGCTGCTATTACAACCTCTTTGCGCTGATGAAAAAGACAGGAGCCTTCGAGCATCTTCGCCTCAAGGAACATACACATATTTTCGTTAATCCCGGTGGCGCACAGGCTGCCCTAGATTTTCGTAACTTTGGTGGTGCACCTTTTCATGGTTTAAAGGCATTTGTGACCACAGGACAGTTACCACTTAAGGACAAAATCCAAAATGCGATCGCGATCGGGCGGAGTCCCTTGATTCGCGGCTTAGTCGATCATGTTGGCGCAATGAAAGAAATCCGCGCCCTTGACAACATTAGCTTCAAAGATTGGTTTTTGGGCATGGGTGGATCGCAAGCGAGCCTTGACCTGATGTGGGATGCGATCGCCTATGGTTTAGGTTTCATCGACTGCGAAAATATTTCGGCTAGATGTATGCTCACCATCTTCCAATTCTTTGCATCCCGCACCGAAGCTTCCATTTTGAGAATGCTCGAAGGTTCTCCCGATGTGTTTTTACATCAGCCGATTGTGAAGCATATTGAATCTAAGGGCGGTAAGTTCCATTTGCGTCGTGGCGTGCGTGAAGTTCTGTTTGAAGGGGAAGGCGAAGATACTCGCGTCACTGGCTTGATTGTCGGTAAAGAAGATGGCGAAGAAGTCGTCACTGCCGATGTCTATATTTGTGCCACGGATATCCCAGGGGTGAAGCGGATTATCCCTGAGAAATGGCGGGTATGGTCGCAGTTTGACAATATCTATAAGCTTGATGCTGTGCCAGTCATTACGGTACAACTGCGCTTTGATGGTTGGGTAACGGATATTGATAACTTGCTCTATGCTGTGAAAGTCGATTTCTCGACCTTTGCGGATTTGGCGATTACTAGCCCCACTGACTACTACAAAGAAGGCGAAGGCTCTCTATTGCAGTTAGTAATTACCCCTGCGGATGATTACATTAAGCTTAGCAATGAAGCGATCGTCGAGAAGATGATTGCTCAAGTGCATCAGATTTTCCCATCTTCTAATAAGTTGAATGTCACTTGGTCGAGCGTGGTCAAACTCGCCCAGTCCCTCTATCGTGAAGCCCCCGGCAAAGATCCCTTCCGTCCCGATCAGGCAACTCCTGTAAAGAATTTCTTCCTTGCAGGTAGCTACACGATGCAGGACTACATCGATAGTATGGAAGGTGCAACTCTATCGGGTCGGATGTGCGCGGCAGAAGTAATTAAGAGCAAACAACTTGCTAAAGTCTAA
- the rsmI gene encoding 16S rRNA (cytidine(1402)-2'-O)-methyltransferase codes for MEASGILYLVGTPIGNLEDMTFRAIATLKQVDLIAAEDTRHTGKLLHHFGIDTPQTSYHEHNAHKRVPELVEKLQQGMAIALVTDAGMPAISDPGVELVQSCIAAGVRVVPIPVVTAGIAALTASGFATQYFGFDGFLPTDKKERRDRLEILRSETRTMILYEAPHRLLRTLEDLAESFGKERRISVARELTKLHEEFWRGSIEEAIAYFTDHAPKGEFTLVLEGAKPSEKPIWTEEVILKELQNLIDDGISRSDASRQLAELADLPRRQIYQLALTL; via the coding sequence ATGGAAGCTTCAGGAATTCTCTATTTGGTGGGAACACCGATTGGTAATTTGGAGGATATGACTTTTCGGGCGATCGCCACGCTTAAACAGGTGGATTTAATTGCTGCTGAAGATACAAGGCATACGGGCAAGCTCCTGCATCACTTTGGGATTGATACCCCCCAAACCAGTTATCACGAACATAATGCCCATAAGCGCGTACCTGAATTAGTCGAGAAATTACAGCAAGGCATGGCGATCGCCTTAGTCACCGATGCGGGGATGCCCGCAATTTCTGACCCCGGAGTAGAACTAGTACAGAGTTGTATTGCCGCAGGGGTGCGCGTAGTCCCCATCCCCGTAGTCACCGCAGGAATTGCGGCTTTGACAGCTTCAGGTTTTGCGACCCAGTATTTTGGCTTTGATGGATTTTTGCCAACGGATAAAAAGGAACGCCGCGATCGCCTAGAAATTTTGCGATCAGAAACTCGCACGATGATTCTCTATGAAGCACCACATCGATTATTACGAACCCTTGAGGATTTAGCCGAGAGTTTTGGCAAAGAAAGACGCATCTCGGTGGCAAGGGAATTAACTAAACTCCATGAGGAATTTTGGCGCGGCTCCATCGAAGAGGCGATCGCTTATTTCACAGATCATGCCCCCAAAGGAGAATTCACATTAGTTTTAGAAGGCGCGAAACCTAGCGAAAAGCCTATATGGACGGAGGAAGTAATTTTAAAAGAGTTGCAAAATTTGATTGATGATGGTATTTCGCGATCGGATGCTAGTCGGCAATTAGCAGAGCTAGCTGATTTACCGCGTCGCCAAATTTATCAGTTAGCACTGACGCTATAG
- a CDS encoding GIY-YIG nuclease family protein, with amino-acid sequence MLERMRIFWLPSKPVKKLKELPPDAGVYYITALWIVLYVGKAKNLRNRWKTNHHRYQQFKLLHPFGRLHYKVLAASQITAYEKSEITKFRPAWNGTARVTFWNLLCLFIAVWGRVIIYALLLLLAIAAFIYLLRQ; translated from the coding sequence ATGCTCGAAAGGATGCGTATTTTTTGGTTGCCATCAAAGCCCGTTAAAAAATTAAAAGAGTTGCCTCCAGATGCAGGGGTCTATTACATTACGGCACTGTGGATTGTGCTGTATGTGGGTAAAGCCAAAAATCTCCGCAATCGTTGGAAGACCAACCATCATCGCTATCAACAATTTAAGTTGCTGCACCCATTTGGCAGACTACATTACAAGGTTTTAGCAGCTAGCCAAATTACTGCCTACGAGAAATCAGAAATCACAAAATTTCGTCCTGCGTGGAATGGTACTGCTAGAGTCACTTTTTGGAATCTACTATGCTTATTTATCGCTGTGTGGGGTCGCGTGATTATTTATGCCCTGTTGCTATTGCTGGCGATCGCTGCTTTTATTTATCTGCTCAGGCAATGA
- a CDS encoding gamma carbonic anhydrase family protein, translated as MRLPYSQLPIPDLSKAAFIANDAVVVGDVHLSDRVNIWYKVVIRADVNRMDIGYCTNIQDGTIIHGDPDKPLAIGDYVTIGHRAVIHCSEIGRGCLIGMGAILLEGVKIGAGSIVGAGAVVTKDVPAGVVVAGVPAKVMRELSEAEQQDAIAHAENYYQLSLLHI; from the coding sequence ATGCGTCTTCCCTATTCTCAACTTCCCATTCCCGATCTCAGTAAAGCCGCTTTTATTGCCAATGATGCGGTAGTGGTTGGCGATGTGCATCTTAGCGATCGCGTAAATATTTGGTACAAAGTCGTCATCAGAGCCGATGTCAACCGTATGGATATTGGCTACTGCACCAATATTCAAGATGGCACAATCATCCACGGCGATCCCGACAAACCTTTAGCGATCGGCGATTATGTAACCATCGGGCATCGAGCCGTAATTCATTGTTCCGAAATAGGGAGAGGTTGCTTAATTGGCATGGGCGCGATTCTACTCGAAGGTGTGAAAATTGGTGCAGGTAGTATTGTCGGCGCGGGAGCCGTAGTGACTAAAGATGTGCCTGCGGGTGTGGTGGTGGCAGGTGTGCCAGCAAAAGTAATGCGCGAACTTTCAGAAGCAGAACAACAAGATGCGATCGCCCACGCTGAAAATTATTACCAGCTATCGCTGTTACACATTTAA
- a CDS encoding RluA family pseudouridine synthase, whose translation MSLTISSIENNINLIEVSRDLTKPERIDRFLAKHTDLSRSRIQDLINEGYVTVNDVNCNNKKDLIKAGDRIQLITPAATPLDLIAQEIPLDILYEDEHLIVINKPAGLVVHPAAGHSDGTLVNALLAHCKELSGINGTQRPGIVHRLDKDTSGVMVVAKNDRAHQDLQAQIQAKTARREYLGIVRGVPKGQLGGESGVIDAAISRHRSDRKKMAVVENGRKAITHWQIKERLGNYTLIKFELETGRTHQIRVHSAYMGWAIAGDPVYGHPNKEVSQYLSGQALHAWRLTFTHPVSGELIENIAPLPEGFEKLLTVLRRKR comes from the coding sequence ATGAGTTTAACGATAAGTTCTATAGAAAATAATATTAATTTGATTGAAGTATCACGCGATCTTACTAAACCAGAACGTATTGATCGCTTTTTAGCAAAGCATACTGATCTATCGCGATCGCGAATACAAGACTTAATTAATGAAGGTTATGTCACCGTTAATGATGTTAATTGTAATAACAAAAAGGACTTAATCAAGGCAGGCGATCGCATTCAGTTAATCACCCCAGCAGCAACACCTCTAGATTTAATTGCTCAAGAGATTCCCTTAGATATTCTCTACGAAGACGAGCATTTGATTGTCATTAATAAACCTGCGGGACTGGTAGTACATCCTGCCGCAGGGCATAGCGATGGAACTTTAGTTAATGCTCTCTTAGCCCATTGTAAGGAACTATCAGGTATAAATGGAACTCAACGTCCGGGCATCGTGCATCGTTTAGATAAAGATACAAGTGGCGTGATGGTGGTGGCGAAAAATGATCGCGCTCATCAGGATTTGCAGGCTCAGATACAGGCAAAAACAGCACGACGGGAATATTTAGGAATTGTGCGCGGAGTTCCTAAAGGTCAATTAGGGGGCGAATCAGGAGTAATTGATGCGGCGATCTCTAGACATCGTAGCGATCGCAAAAAAATGGCAGTAGTCGAAAATGGGCGCAAAGCCATTACCCATTGGCAAATTAAGGAACGCTTAGGCAATTACACTCTCATTAAATTTGAGTTGGAAACGGGACGCACCCATCAAATTCGAGTGCATTCGGCATATATGGGCTGGGCGATCGCAGGTGATCCTGTCTATGGACATCCCAATAAAGAAGTCTCGCAATATCTCTCGGGTCAAGCCCTCCATGCATGGCGGTTGACCTTTACGCATCCAGTCTCAGGCGAACTCATTGAAAATATTGCGCCATTGCCCGAAGGCTTTGAGAAGCTATTGACGGTTTTGCGACGTAAAAGATGA
- a CDS encoding flavin reductase family protein codes for MTETISQNEQLGAAIGTIPSGLFIVTSQQNGATGTMLASWVQQAGFNPPSVTFVVGKGRPIESFLTVGSPVVINVAEKGQGKIIGHFAKGFAPDVDPFDGVDTATAPSGQLYLTEAIAYLDATVTSSLDAGDHTIILATINAGDRLREGEPAVHTRKNGFKY; via the coding sequence ATGACCGAAACTATTTCCCAAAATGAACAACTTGGAGCTGCGATCGGGACGATTCCCAGTGGCTTGTTTATCGTTACTTCTCAACAAAATGGCGCAACAGGTACGATGCTCGCTTCTTGGGTACAACAAGCAGGCTTTAATCCGCCATCTGTAACTTTTGTGGTTGGTAAAGGTAGACCAATTGAGTCATTCTTAACTGTAGGTAGTCCCGTAGTGATTAATGTTGCTGAAAAGGGGCAGGGGAAAATCATTGGACATTTTGCGAAAGGTTTCGCACCCGATGTCGATCCTTTTGATGGGGTTGACACGGCAACTGCTCCTAGTGGTCAGCTTTATCTCACCGAGGCGATCGCTTATCTTGATGCAACGGTAACTAGTAGCCTTGATGCGGGTGACCATACGATCATCTTGGCAACAATTAATGCAGGCGATCGCCTCCGTGAAGGTGAACCTGCTGTCCACACACGCAAAAATGGCTTCAAATATTAA
- a CDS encoding DUF1993 domain-containing protein yields MTISMYQVAVPSLVRSLNNLVSILEKGAAHAETKKIDPAVLIASRLYPDMFPLSRQVQIASDIARRGVARLVGVEAPAIEDKETTFAELGDRLKNVVAFIETFTPEQIDGSEEKVITLPVGKETMTFTGEAYLLFFILPNVYFHVTTAYDILRHNGVELGKRDFLGAPQ; encoded by the coding sequence ATGACCATTTCGATGTATCAGGTTGCGGTTCCTTCCCTAGTGCGATCGCTAAATAATTTAGTCTCCATTCTCGAAAAGGGAGCAGCCCATGCGGAAACCAAAAAAATTGATCCTGCTGTACTAATTGCCAGTCGATTGTATCCTGATATGTTTCCTCTCAGTCGCCAAGTGCAGATCGCTTCAGACATTGCTAGACGTGGTGTTGCAAGATTAGTGGGTGTGGAAGCACCAGCAATAGAAGATAAGGAAACTACATTTGCAGAATTAGGCGATCGCCTGAAAAATGTGGTCGCTTTTATCGAGACTTTTACTCCTGAACAGATTGATGGTTCGGAAGAGAAGGTAATTACTTTACCCGTTGGCAAGGAGACCATGACTTTTACAGGAGAAGCCTATTTATTGTTCTTCATTTTGCCAAATGTCTATTTCCATGTGACGACTGCCTATGACATTCTCAGACATAATGGTGTGGAGTTAGGCAAGCGTGATTTCTTAGGCGCTCCTCAGTAA
- a CDS encoding peptidylprolyl isomerase yields the protein MIRAVIETAKGTMRAELDDQHAPITVKNFVDLAKHGFYDGLTFHRVEPGFVIQGGDPLGNGTGGSGDRIKLEIWAEGDSEATIGNVLARGKKPVIKHNKAGVFSMARTNDPNSATSQFFVTLGDASFLDGQYAAFGYTDDVEVAQAIRRGDKIISIKIED from the coding sequence ATGATCCGTGCTGTAATTGAGACCGCTAAAGGAACCATGCGTGCTGAGCTTGATGACCAACATGCCCCCATCACTGTGAAAAATTTCGTAGACCTCGCCAAGCATGGTTTTTATGATGGGCTAACCTTTCACCGTGTCGAACCCGGTTTTGTCATTCAAGGCGGCGATCCTCTCGGTAACGGTACTGGCGGATCAGGCGATCGCATTAAGCTCGAAATTTGGGCAGAAGGTGATAGCGAAGCAACAATTGGCAATGTTTTAGCTCGCGGTAAAAAGCCAGTGATCAAGCACAACAAAGCTGGCGTATTCTCTATGGCGCGTACTAACGATCCCAACAGTGCCACCAGTCAATTCTTTGTGACCCTTGGCGACGCATCATTTTTAGATGGTCAATATGCGGCTTTCGGTTACACCGATGATGTGGAAGTTGCCCAAGCCATCCGTCGCGGCGACAAAATTATCTCAATCAAAATTGAAGATTAA
- a CDS encoding phasin family protein: MDSNNLLKQLLMLGVGTTSIVLEKIKDASEDWVKDGKIDPEQAAEMFNDIADRLKSEQGNLESLIQRQIRNVMQDLGVPRQNEMDELRGRIDRLERQVRELENKQWR; encoded by the coding sequence ATGGATAGCAATAATTTGCTGAAGCAGTTATTAATGCTTGGTGTCGGTACAACTTCGATTGTGCTGGAAAAGATCAAGGACGCTAGCGAAGATTGGGTCAAGGATGGCAAGATCGATCCAGAGCAAGCCGCAGAGATGTTCAATGATATTGCCGATCGCCTCAAGTCGGAACAGGGAAATTTAGAATCTTTAATTCAGCGTCAAATTCGCAATGTAATGCAGGATTTGGGTGTACCGCGTCAAAATGAAATGGATGAGTTACGGGGAAGAATCGATCGCCTTGAGCGTCAAGTACGCGAATTAGAAAATAAACAGTGGCGCTAG